The following are encoded in a window of Prosthecodimorpha staleyi genomic DNA:
- a CDS encoding LysR family transcriptional regulator: MRNIPTDLLRAFVTVIDLKGYTRAGERLGRSQPAISLQIKRLQDLIGAPLFEKDSGGTLLTENGQLVANYARRILSLNDELVVKLSRRQLGGRLKIGLPNDYADHFLPLLLADRHARSEGAGFDVVCDLSVNLFSAFREGGFDLIVAMSEGSAAEGAWMSWRQPLSWVGLPDEAVDEDGVLRLVAYPEGCLYRRAMLAALQRDGRAYDIVYTSPSLAGLEAALTTGFGVTAFSRDILPPKLVGLARPASGMPALTDLVAGIYLRPGKASAHIESLAARIADLFAASAHDMVA; encoded by the coding sequence ATGCGCAACATCCCGACCGACCTTCTCAGGGCCTTCGTGACCGTGATCGACCTGAAGGGATATACCCGCGCGGGCGAGCGGCTCGGGCGGTCCCAGCCGGCCATCAGCCTGCAGATCAAGCGCCTGCAGGACCTGATCGGGGCACCGCTCTTCGAAAAGGATTCCGGCGGCACGCTGTTGACCGAGAACGGGCAGCTGGTCGCCAATTATGCGCGCCGCATCCTGTCGCTGAACGATGAACTGGTCGTCAAGCTGTCGCGCCGGCAGCTCGGCGGGCGGCTCAAGATCGGCCTGCCCAACGACTATGCCGACCATTTCCTGCCGCTGCTCCTGGCCGACCGGCATGCCCGCAGCGAAGGTGCCGGTTTCGATGTCGTGTGCGATCTCTCCGTCAATCTGTTCTCGGCCTTCCGGGAGGGCGGCTTCGATCTGATCGTCGCCATGTCGGAGGGCAGCGCCGCGGAAGGGGCCTGGATGTCCTGGCGCCAGCCGCTGTCCTGGGTCGGGCTGCCGGACGAAGCGGTCGACGAGGACGGCGTCCTGCGGCTGGTCGCCTATCCGGAGGGCTGCCTGTATCGGCGCGCGATGCTCGCGGCGCTGCAGCGCGACGGCCGGGCCTACGACATCGTCTATACCAGCCCGAGCCTTGCCGGGCTGGAGGCCGCGCTGACCACCGGCTTCGGCGTTACGGCCTTCTCGCGCGACATCCTGCCGCCGAAGCTGGTCGGTCTCGCCCGCCCGGCGTCCGGCATGCCGGCGCTGACCGATCTGGTCGCCGGCATCTATCTGCGCCCCGGCAAGGCCTCCGCCCATATCGAATCGCTGGCCGCGCGGATCGCCGACCTGTTCGCCGCCTCGGCGCACGACATGGTGGCGTGA
- a CDS encoding NAD(P)/FAD-dependent oxidoreductase: protein MTAPTRQPLPASLYAETARPAPPETRLDGDRRASVAIVGGGFTGLSTALHLAERGIEALVLEAHEPGWGASGRNGGQVNPGLKWEPDELEAAFGPERGGAMAALGGGAPDLVFDLIARHAIACEAVRGGTLRAAVNDRSERSVRAAAEGWARRRAPVEWLDAPAAAAITGTLAYRGVSLDRRGGSVNPLGYARGLAEAAIRAGATVASGAPVTRLVPAGSGWRLETPSGTVTADHVVLATNGYTDGLWPRLKATVAPVFSAIAATAPLPPEVAAAILPARPVLYEISARYAYYRLDAAGRFLMGGRSVPRDSADPADYRGLVAHALELFPALRTAEWRQVWNGRVAVTADHLPHLHEPAPNLHIGLGYNGRGVAMATAMGRILAERIAGARPEDLPLPVTPVTPMRFHPFWPVGVKTALAWGLLKERLGF, encoded by the coding sequence ATGACCGCGCCGACGCGACAGCCCCTGCCTGCCTCCCTTTATGCCGAAACCGCCCGCCCGGCGCCGCCGGAAACCCGGCTCGACGGCGATCGCCGGGCCTCCGTCGCGATCGTCGGCGGCGGCTTCACGGGACTGTCGACCGCGCTGCACCTGGCCGAACGCGGCATCGAGGCCCTGGTTCTGGAGGCCCACGAACCCGGCTGGGGCGCCTCGGGGCGCAATGGCGGGCAGGTCAATCCGGGGCTCAAATGGGAACCGGACGAGCTGGAGGCCGCCTTCGGCCCGGAGCGCGGCGGCGCCATGGCGGCGCTCGGCGGTGGCGCACCCGACCTGGTCTTCGACCTGATCGCCCGCCACGCGATCGCCTGCGAGGCGGTGCGCGGCGGCACCCTGCGGGCGGCCGTCAACGACCGCTCGGAACGCTCGGTCCGTGCCGCCGCCGAAGGCTGGGCGCGGCGGCGTGCTCCCGTCGAATGGCTGGACGCGCCGGCCGCGGCCGCCATCACCGGCACCCTGGCCTATCGGGGCGTCTCGCTCGACCGGCGCGGCGGCAGCGTCAACCCGCTCGGCTATGCCCGGGGCCTGGCCGAGGCCGCGATCCGGGCCGGCGCGACGGTGGCGAGCGGCGCACCGGTGACCCGCCTCGTCCCGGCCGGCTCTGGCTGGAGGCTCGAAACCCCCAGCGGCACCGTGACGGCCGATCATGTCGTTCTCGCCACCAACGGCTATACGGACGGGCTCTGGCCGCGCCTGAAGGCGACCGTCGCGCCGGTCTTCAGCGCCATCGCGGCGACCGCGCCGCTGCCGCCCGAGGTCGCCGCCGCCATCCTGCCGGCGCGGCCGGTGCTCTACGAGATCTCGGCGCGCTATGCCTACTACCGGCTCGACGCGGCCGGCCGCTTCCTGATGGGCGGGCGCAGCGTACCGCGCGACAGTGCCGACCCGGCCGACTATCGCGGCCTCGTCGCCCATGCGCTGGAGCTCTTCCCCGCGCTGCGGACCGCGGAATGGCGTCAGGTCTGGAACGGCCGCGTCGCGGTCACGGCCGACCATCTGCCGCATCTGCACGAGCCGGCGCCGAACCTTCATATCGGGCTCGGCTACAATGGCCGCGGCGTCGCCATGGCGACCGCGATGGGCCGGATTCTTGCGGAGCGCATCGCCGGCGCCCGGCCCGAGGATCTGCCGCTGCCGGTCACGCCCGTCACGCCGATGCGGTTCCATCCGTTCTGGCCGGTCGGCGTGAAGACCGCGCTCGCCTGGGGCCTGCTGAAGGAACGGCTCGGCTTCTGA
- a CDS encoding M24 family metallopeptidase: MNAPIETTLQAPNELRRLQTMHNGDKVVPTFSAGEMQRRQDGLRAVLADLKLDAAVLTSYHNINYYSDFLYCSFGRRYALVVTDAKAVTVTAGIDAGQPYRRSFGDNITYTDWRRDNYFHALQQELPAAKRIGLEFDHINLDFYKAMQEAFPGAEFVDLGKPTMWMRTLKSEEEIALIRQGARIADLGGAAVCNAVRAGVREHEVALAGTQAMVREIARTFPHAELMDTWVWFQSGINTDGAHNPVTSRAVQPGDILSLNCFPMIAGYYTALERTLFCEHASDEHLRIWEINCAVHRRGLELIRPGARCSDVARELNEIYRQHGLLGFRSFGYGHSFGVLSHYYGREAGVELREDIDTVLAPGMVVSMEPMLSIPEGLPGAGGYREHDILVIRETGAENITGFPFGPAHNILRA; the protein is encoded by the coding sequence ATGAACGCTCCGATCGAAACGACCTTGCAGGCGCCGAACGAACTTCGCCGCCTCCAGACCATGCATAATGGCGACAAGGTCGTGCCGACCTTCTCGGCCGGCGAGATGCAGCGGCGCCAGGACGGGCTGCGCGCGGTGCTGGCCGATCTGAAGCTCGATGCGGCGGTCCTGACCAGCTACCACAACATCAACTACTATTCCGACTTCCTGTACTGCTCCTTCGGCCGCCGCTACGCGCTCGTCGTCACCGACGCCAAGGCGGTCACGGTCACGGCCGGCATCGATGCCGGCCAGCCCTATCGCCGCAGCTTCGGCGACAACATCACCTATACGGACTGGCGCCGGGACAACTATTTCCACGCCCTGCAGCAGGAACTGCCTGCCGCGAAGCGGATCGGCCTCGAGTTCGACCACATCAATCTCGACTTCTACAAGGCCATGCAGGAGGCCTTCCCGGGCGCCGAATTCGTCGATCTCGGCAAGCCGACCATGTGGATGCGGACGTTGAAATCCGAGGAGGAGATCGCGCTGATCCGCCAGGGCGCGCGCATCGCCGATCTCGGCGGCGCCGCAGTTTGCAACGCGGTCCGGGCCGGGGTGCGCGAGCACGAGGTCGCGCTCGCCGGGACGCAGGCCATGGTGCGCGAGATCGCCCGCACCTTCCCGCACGCGGAACTGATGGATACCTGGGTCTGGTTCCAGTCCGGCATCAACACCGACGGTGCCCACAATCCGGTCACCTCGCGCGCCGTGCAGCCGGGCGACATCCTGTCGCTCAACTGTTTCCCGATGATCGCCGGCTACTACACGGCGCTGGAACGGACGCTGTTCTGCGAACATGCCTCCGACGAGCATCTGCGCATCTGGGAGATCAACTGCGCGGTCCATCGGCGCGGGCTCGAACTGATCCGGCCGGGCGCGCGCTGCTCCGACGTGGCCCGCGAGCTGAACGAGATCTATCGCCAGCACGGCCTGCTCGGCTTCCGCTCCTTCGGCTACGGCCATTCCTTCGGGGTGCTCAGCCACTATTACGGGCGTGAGGCCGGGGTGGAACTGCGCGAGGACATCGACACGGTGCTGGCGCCCGGCATGGTCGTCTCGATGGAACCGATGCTGTCGATCCCGGAAGGCCTGCCGGGCGCGGGCGGCTACCGCGAGCACGACATCCTGGTCATCCGCGAGACCGGCGCCGAGAACATCACCGGCTTCCCGTTCGGCCCGGCGCACAACATCCTGCGCGCCTGA
- a CDS encoding DapH/DapD/GlmU-related protein yields the protein MTKTLGHAPLIHPTASVRDAELGRYTEIGARTAFAESALGDYSYVVNDSNIIYTRIGKFCSIAAMTRINPGNHQMHRATQAHFTYRASAYFPDEPDEDAFFDWRRSQPVTLGHDVWIGHGAIILPGRSIGTGAVVAAGAVVTKDVTPYTIVAGVPARVVKRRFPEAIADRLQALAWWDWSHERLHAALPQFRALSVEAFLEAHGG from the coding sequence ATGACCAAGACCCTCGGCCACGCGCCGCTGATCCACCCGACAGCCTCGGTGCGCGATGCCGAACTCGGCCGTTACACCGAGATCGGCGCCCGCACCGCCTTCGCCGAAAGCGCGCTCGGCGACTATTCCTACGTGGTCAACGATTCCAACATCATCTACACGCGGATCGGCAAGTTCTGCTCGATCGCGGCCATGACCCGGATCAATCCGGGCAATCATCAGATGCACCGCGCCACCCAGGCGCATTTCACCTACCGCGCCTCGGCCTATTTCCCGGACGAGCCGGACGAGGACGCCTTCTTCGACTGGCGCCGGTCGCAGCCGGTCACGCTCGGCCACGATGTCTGGATCGGCCACGGCGCCATAATCCTGCCGGGCCGCAGCATCGGCACCGGCGCGGTGGTGGCGGCTGGGGCGGTGGTGACCAAGGATGTCACGCCCTACACGATCGTGGCCGGCGTCCCGGCGCGCGTCGTCAAGCGCCGCTTTCCCGAGGCGATCGCGGACAGGCTGCAAGCGCTCGCCTGGTGGGACTGGAGCCACGAACGCCTGCACGCGGCCCTGCCGCAGTTCCGCGCCCTGTCGGTCGAGGCCTTCCTGGAAGCCCATGGCGGCTGA
- the phnC gene encoding phosphonate ABC transporter ATP-binding protein: protein MLVIEGLTRRFGTKAAVDDVSLEIPAGSFVGVIGRSGAGKSTLLRLINRLNDPTAGRIRFGDRDVTALNGAALRAWRADCAMIFQQFNLVGRLDVLTNVLLGRLNKVSTGTSVLRLWSADDRAIALSALDSFDMGSFAHQRAESLSGGQQQRVAIARALVQEPKILLADEPIASLDPRNTKLVMDALQRINKEFGITVLCNLHSLDLARAYCDRLVGMAAGKVVFDGRGFDLTDDVARRLYGLEAGDVVDETVPVAPKAEREKAFA, encoded by the coding sequence ATGCTCGTCATCGAAGGCCTGACGCGACGTTTCGGCACCAAGGCAGCCGTCGACGACGTGTCGCTGGAGATCCCGGCCGGCAGCTTCGTCGGCGTGATCGGCCGGTCCGGCGCCGGCAAGTCGACCCTGCTTCGGCTGATCAACCGCCTCAACGACCCGACCGCCGGGCGGATCCGCTTCGGCGATCGCGACGTGACCGCGCTCAATGGCGCGGCGCTGCGGGCCTGGCGCGCCGACTGCGCCATGATCTTCCAGCAGTTCAATCTGGTCGGCCGGCTCGACGTGCTGACCAATGTGCTGCTCGGCCGGCTCAACAAGGTCTCGACCGGCACTTCCGTGCTGCGCCTGTGGAGCGCGGACGACCGGGCCATCGCGCTTTCGGCCCTCGACAGCTTCGACATGGGCAGCTTCGCGCATCAACGCGCGGAGAGCCTGTCCGGCGGCCAGCAGCAGCGCGTGGCGATCGCCCGCGCCCTGGTTCAGGAACCCAAGATCCTGCTCGCCGACGAGCCGATCGCCTCGCTCGATCCGCGCAACACCAAGCTGGTCATGGATGCGCTGCAGCGCATCAACAAGGAATTCGGCATCACCGTCCTGTGCAACCTGCATTCCCTCGATCTGGCGCGCGCCTATTGCGACCGGCTCGTCGGCATGGCGGCCGGCAAGGTGGTGTTCGACGGCCGGGGCTTTGACCTGACCGACGACGTGGCGCGCCGGCTCTACGGGCTGGAGGCCGGCGACGTGGTCGACGAGACGGTCCCCGTGGCGCCCAAGGCCGAGCGCGAAAAGGCCTTTGCCTGA
- the phnD gene encoding phosphonate ABC transporter substrate-binding protein, with the protein MINRRAVLGTLAATLAFAAGPAIAQDWKAKYPELVFAIVPSENASGVTDRFQPFMDYLSREIGTKVTLRVAQDYAALIEGQKAGQIHIGYYGPSSFARALMIGSKIDAFAIEVSKGGVKGYYSVFYVKKDSPYTKIEDLKGKNLGLVDPNSTSGNNVPRFALDKMKIDPETFFSKVVYTGSHENAVIALGQGTVDVAANWLNADDDSNLTRMATKGMVKAEDFRVIFKSDMIVNSPIAYPTNLPEDLKAKIRDAFMNAAKKDKAAFDRISDGKNEPFEPTDNKAYQPIVDLNKFVDELRKKKAS; encoded by the coding sequence ATGATCAATCGTCGCGCCGTTCTCGGCACCCTCGCCGCCACGCTCGCCTTCGCGGCCGGCCCCGCCATCGCCCAGGACTGGAAGGCCAAGTATCCCGAGCTGGTCTTCGCCATCGTCCCGTCCGAGAACGCCTCCGGCGTGACCGACCGCTTCCAGCCCTTCATGGACTATCTGTCGCGCGAGATCGGCACCAAGGTCACCCTGCGCGTCGCGCAGGACTATGCGGCCCTGATCGAAGGCCAGAAGGCCGGCCAGATCCATATCGGTTACTACGGCCCGTCCAGCTTCGCCCGCGCGCTGATGATCGGCTCCAAGATCGACGCCTTCGCGATCGAAGTCTCCAAGGGCGGCGTCAAGGGCTACTACTCCGTCTTCTACGTGAAGAAGGACAGCCCCTATACCAAGATCGAAGACCTGAAGGGCAAGAATCTCGGCCTGGTCGATCCGAACTCGACCTCGGGCAACAACGTCCCGCGCTTCGCGCTCGACAAGATGAAGATCGATCCGGAAACCTTCTTCAGCAAGGTCGTCTATACCGGCAGCCATGAGAATGCCGTGATCGCGCTCGGCCAGGGAACGGTCGATGTCGCCGCCAACTGGTTGAATGCGGACGACGATTCCAATCTGACCCGCATGGCGACCAAGGGGATGGTCAAGGCCGAGGATTTCCGCGTGATCTTCAAGTCGGACATGATCGTGAATTCGCCGATCGCCTATCCGACCAATCTGCCGGAAGACCTGAAGGCCAAGATCCGCGATGCCTTCATGAACGCGGCCAAGAAGGACAAGGCGGCCTTCGATCGCATCTCCGACGGCAAGAACGAGCCGTTCGAACCGACCGACAACAAGGCCTATCAGCCGATCGTCGACCTCAACAAGTTCGTCGACGAACTGCGCAAGAAGAAGGCTTCGTGA
- the phnE gene encoding phosphonate ABC transporter, permease protein PhnE, producing MRADTLPRLDPAVRDRLERGYQEATAARRRRTLTGFGLLVAAILLAGWLADVQPAKLFANFGSFTKYIHDILPVLRLDTADTGVAEWYWGWKRWLRQLGETLLIAYVGTLVGALGAFLLSFAAAGNLVRSPALRFAARRYLEFCRTVPEIVFALIFVVAFGLGPVPGVLAIAIHTMGALGKLFSEVVENIDMKPVEGLVSTGAGFVETVRFAVLPQILTNYASYMLLRFEVNVRGAAIMGYVGAGGIGQDLVEAIRKFYYTDVSAILLMIIITVVAIDMLTETLRHRVLGAEGGR from the coding sequence ATGCGCGCCGACACGCTTCCCCGCCTCGATCCCGCCGTCCGCGACCGTCTGGAACGCGGCTATCAGGAGGCCACCGCGGCGCGGCGTCGGCGGACTCTGACCGGCTTCGGCCTGCTGGTGGCGGCGATCCTGCTGGCCGGCTGGCTCGCCGATGTCCAGCCCGCGAAACTGTTCGCCAATTTCGGCAGCTTCACGAAATACATCCACGACATCCTGCCGGTGCTGCGCCTCGACACCGCCGATACCGGCGTCGCCGAATGGTATTGGGGCTGGAAGCGCTGGCTGCGGCAGCTGGGCGAAACGCTGCTGATCGCCTATGTGGGTACGCTGGTCGGGGCGCTGGGCGCCTTCCTGCTGTCCTTCGCGGCGGCCGGCAATCTGGTCCGCTCGCCGGCCCTGCGCTTCGCCGCCCGGCGCTATCTCGAATTCTGCCGCACAGTCCCGGAGATCGTTTTCGCGCTGATCTTCGTGGTCGCCTTCGGGCTAGGGCCGGTGCCGGGCGTGTTGGCCATCGCCATCCACACGATGGGGGCGCTCGGCAAGCTCTTTTCCGAAGTCGTCGAAAACATCGACATGAAACCGGTCGAAGGTCTCGTCTCCACGGGCGCCGGTTTCGTTGAGACGGTCCGCTTCGCGGTCCTGCCGCAGATCCTGACCAACTATGCCAGCTACATGCTGTTGCGCTTCGAGGTCAATGTCCGCGGCGCGGCCATCATGGGCTATGTCGGCGCCGGCGGTATCGGTCAGGACTTGGTCGAGGCGATCCGGAAGTTCTACTACACCGACGTGAGCGCCATCCTGCTCATGATCATCATCACCGTGGTGGCGATCGACATGCTGACCGAAACCCTGCGGCATCGCGTTCTCGGCGCGGAGGGTGGCCGATGA
- the phnE gene encoding phosphonate ABC transporter, permease protein PhnE, translating to MVDAFRASGSSRAQTLLVFGLLVSLVIVGLGVMGFSIARIAAGMSQLGVFAKLMLPPDWGSSSKLALYVHALGETLAIAFLGTLIAATLAFPFGFLAARNAVPVWLVRFVTRRTFDTLRGVDTLIWALIWINVVGLGPFAGVLAIMSSDFGAFGKLFSEAIETADRKPVEGVLSAGGSRLHAVRFGILPQILPVILSQVLYYFESNTRSATIIGIVGAGGIGLHLSEAIRTLEWQQVSFLVLMVLVTVAVIDMLSQRLRFAIIGERRAV from the coding sequence ATCGTCGATGCCTTTCGGGCATCCGGATCGAGCCGGGCCCAGACGCTCCTGGTCTTCGGCCTGCTGGTCTCGCTGGTGATCGTCGGCCTCGGCGTGATGGGCTTCTCGATCGCGCGGATCGCGGCCGGGATGTCGCAACTCGGCGTCTTCGCCAAGCTGATGCTGCCGCCCGACTGGGGATCGTCCTCCAAGCTGGCGCTCTATGTGCATGCCCTCGGCGAGACGCTGGCGATCGCCTTCCTCGGCACCCTGATCGCCGCCACGCTGGCCTTTCCGTTCGGCTTCCTGGCCGCGCGCAATGCGGTCCCGGTCTGGCTCGTGCGCTTCGTCACCCGGCGGACCTTCGATACGCTGCGCGGCGTCGACACGCTGATCTGGGCGCTGATCTGGATCAACGTCGTCGGCCTCGGCCCCTTCGCGGGGGTGCTCGCGATCATGTCGTCGGATTTCGGCGCCTTCGGCAAGCTCTTTTCCGAAGCGATCGAGACCGCGGACCGCAAGCCTGTCGAGGGCGTGCTGTCCGCCGGCGGCTCGCGCCTGCACGCCGTCCGCTTCGGCATCCTGCCGCAGATCCTGCCGGTGATCCTGAGCCAGGTGCTCTACTACTTCGAATCCAACACCCGCTCGGCAACCATCATCGGCATCGTCGGGGCCGGCGGCATCGGCCTGCATCTGTCCGAGGCCATCCGGACGCTGGAATGGCAGCAGGTCTCCTTCCTGGTGCTGATGGTTCTTGTCACCGTCGCGGTGATCGACATGCTGTCGCAGCGCCTGCGCTTCGCCATCATCGGCGAGCGCCGGGCGGTCTGA
- the phnG gene encoding phosphonate C-P lyase system protein PhnG: MTGSDIDSDATARRRAMAAFAAATPAELAVALDADAIAQARDLRPAAAGLVMVRGRIGGDGPAFNLGEATVARASVRLDGGRTGHAYRLGRDTDAARLAAIADALWQDPARRPAIEAALVTAVEARLAAADEAASRRAAATRVDFFTMVRGED, translated from the coding sequence ATGACTGGTTCCGACATCGATTCCGATGCAACTGCGCGCCGCCGCGCCATGGCGGCCTTCGCGGCCGCAACCCCAGCCGAACTGGCCGTTGCATTGGATGCGGACGCGATCGCGCAGGCGCGTGACCTGCGCCCGGCGGCGGCCGGTCTCGTCATGGTGCGCGGCCGGATCGGCGGCGATGGACCCGCCTTCAATCTGGGCGAGGCGACCGTAGCCCGGGCGAGCGTCCGGCTCGATGGCGGGCGAACCGGTCACGCCTATCGGCTCGGCCGCGATACCGACGCTGCCCGGCTGGCCGCGATCGCCGACGCACTCTGGCAGGACCCGGCCCGCCGCCCCGCGATCGAGGCGGCACTCGTCACCGCCGTCGAGGCCAGGCTGGCGGCGGCGGACGAGGCAGCCTCCCGCCGGGCCGCCGCAACCCGGGTCGACTTCTTCACCATGGTCCGCGGCGAGGATTGA
- the phnH gene encoding phosphonate C-P lyase system protein PhnH encodes MTAIVSAAGFENPVHEAQATFRAAMRAFAEPGLAQMVEPALLAPAPLQPATAALLLALADFETPIWLDPAALAVEGLADFLRFQTGAPIVADAGRAAFGVITEPAAFTGFAAFAQGTLDYPDRSTTLILQVETLSAEGPLELVGPGIASRRRLGIRPEIPGLASALSANHGMFPRGVDLLLVAGDTVVGLPRSTRVTEDAACM; translated from the coding sequence ATGACCGCCATCGTGTCCGCCGCCGGGTTCGAGAACCCGGTGCATGAAGCCCAGGCCACCTTCCGGGCTGCCATGCGGGCCTTTGCCGAACCGGGCCTCGCCCAAATGGTCGAGCCCGCCCTGCTGGCGCCTGCGCCGCTGCAGCCGGCCACGGCCGCGCTGCTGCTGGCCCTGGCCGACTTCGAAACGCCGATCTGGCTCGATCCGGCCGCGCTCGCCGTCGAAGGTCTAGCCGACTTCCTCCGGTTCCAGACGGGCGCGCCGATCGTCGCCGATGCGGGCCGCGCGGCCTTCGGAGTGATCACCGAACCGGCGGCCTTCACGGGCTTCGCGGCCTTCGCGCAGGGCACGCTTGACTACCCGGATCGTTCCACGACGCTGATACTCCAGGTCGAGACGCTGTCTGCCGAGGGACCGCTGGAGCTCGTCGGTCCAGGCATCGCGAGTCGGCGCCGGCTCGGCATCCGACCTGAGATTCCCGGCCTCGCTTCGGCACTTTCCGCCAATCACGGCATGTTTCCGCGCGGGGTCGACCTGCTGCTGGTCGCCGGCGACACCGTCGTCGGCCTGCCGCGGTCCACGCGCGTCACGGAGGATGCGGCATGTATGTAG